CGCGTGGCGCAGGAGCAGCAGCTTCGAGTCCGGGTTCGTCCCGGTCCCCTGCACGGATGCGGCATTCCAGGTGGAACCAATCTCCACCCGCGGAGTGCCGGCGTCGATATTCATGTACGTGGTCATCCCGATGATCCTGCCCGGGCCGCCGGTGGCCGGATCGATCAGCCGGGTGGTGAAAGGCAGCATGGAGCCTTGCTCCTGCAGCGCGAGCCGCCGTTCGATTTCCGGCGCCATTTCCCCGGGAACGGGCACCGAGGTGTACCAGAGCCGCCACAGCTCACCGTCCCCGGCCGCATCGACCAGGCCGTCGTGATGCTGGGCGGACAGCGGCTCGAGGGTTACAAACCGTCCGGTCAGGGTAAGGGGTTCAAGGAAAGTCACTGCACCATCCTAGGTCCACCCTCCGCAGCCCGTTAGGCTGGGAAACGGACCCGGGACAGCAAACGAGGGAGATGACGTGTCAGGACACAATCCGGACCCGGAAGACGACAAGCTGACCGGCCTGGAGCCGGGAGGCGGAGTACCGCCGGGCGAAACGCCGCCCGGAGAAGCCTCCACCAGCACCACCCAGGGACACGACGAGCACGGCACCAAGAAGAGCACCCAGGTCATCGTCATCGCTGCGATCGCGGTGGTGGTCCTGTTGGCACTGCTCTACTTCGTCGGCTACATCGTGGGCTTTTTCGACTAACCAGCTTTCCTAGCTGGGCCAGTCAAAAAAGCCCTTCCCTGTTTTGCGCCCCAACTCGCCACGGGCCACCTTGTCCTTGAGGATCTGCGGCGGCGCAAAGCGTTCACCCAACGTGGAGTGG
This genomic interval from Arthrobacter sp. SLBN-100 contains the following:
- a CDS encoding DUF6480 family protein, with translation MSGHNPDPEDDKLTGLEPGGGVPPGETPPGEASTSTTQGHDEHGTKKSTQVIVIAAIAVVVLLALLYFVGYIVGFFD
- a CDS encoding GNAT family N-acetyltransferase — protein: MTFLEPLTLTGRFVTLEPLSAQHHDGLVDAAGDGELWRLWYTSVPVPGEMAPEIERRLALQEQGSMLPFTTRLIDPATGGPGRIIGMTTYMNIDAGTPRVEIGSTWNAASVQGTGTNPDSKLLLLRHAFEVLGCPAVEFRTHWLNHQSREAIARLGAKQDGVLRNHSRTRDGILRDTVVFSILEHEWPMVRAGLEYRLARRG